In the Azospirillum ramasamyi genome, one interval contains:
- a CDS encoding acyl carrier protein — protein MRTATMTETTLTAPALPEVRAFIVENFLLGRDSGFDNSESLLESGIIDSTGIMHVVAFLEERFGIAVDDDDMIADNLESVDRIAAFVGRKQELRSAA, from the coding sequence ATGCGGACCGCCACCATGACCGAGACGACCCTGACCGCTCCCGCCCTGCCGGAAGTCCGCGCGTTCATCGTGGAGAACTTCCTGCTTGGCAGGGACTCCGGCTTCGACAACAGCGAATCCCTGCTGGAGTCGGGGATCATCGACAGCACCGGCATCATGCACGTCGTCGCCTTCCTGGAAGAGCGCTTCGGCATCGCCGTCGATGATGACGACATGATCGCCGACAACCTGGAATCGGTGGACCGCATCGCCGCCTTCGTCGGCCGCAAGCAGGAACTCCGCAGCGCCGCCTGA